A single region of the Bacteroidota bacterium genome encodes:
- a CDS encoding ATP-binding protein yields the protein MKFFRLVVRAILRFVRAMRGMSSLSWHRLKDQLAPAPRLFVRIVRIVAILSALSWAAWFGLRLGGLDQSQDVWTPGEVASASRSRLGAISAALDTVRDRLAADPAIQHFTVQHSTQELFALLRQRDSVYAAHLPDSALTVSTSEGYRVADHGSAIYSADGRLLAWYTSRSVTFGFDTLLTGEALLANRDRGIFLESEPIYAYLTAVRKLVSHEGVLEGYIETKRLIATKEPVGGPRDATFLGGLRDAPHREVQVHFGGVPGRLRSNAEWTRVDLFADPSDPASFVGNLEIANRVTNDQSDLSIWLNVLWRLGTTLVLIGCLIWLLVAIAEPTEPTPNDRSGIPRPDGMIEDRPVSARVWFSLIVIGSITLVRILVARLGGLSMLVGAAYRNPADFTSDYGYGIAHNPFELFVTSVFATAAAVMFWIVWMPREPLVRDESKQKYFASLGPRKIIGLIGFMSVAVFASQLLADGVSSTVEAIVMGGPLRYMTVKQVLPAPGMLLMLLSFLGLGVAFLFLTSLLLTFALRSAISLLSRRLSVLTRIIFGSLLLAVLMLGAVFAGDLISLSEISLLYRSSLAALAFIVSLSVITIDALSPDTAQGDSSFLYKLPRSSRSILFILAISTLIMSPLIASKQLEADKLVAERMVRENAEVSTTELAGASARILLAARDRLNDWRQSGRDTAALREYAFLIWLDGAKSHPAWEAAINVTSEAHPSAVISHFATLGAASEMRRIGPILDSEVRLTSARDSGSETTVRIVPCLTSSCAPVAAGVLRYSDTLGGPSQQNASHGTRLLVSVALWSDLPVLVKPASQLQVIASPAFGVRGGSSVVSDPMADGSFVIAEYRPNARRITNAPWLDVPSALPLWTVRALRHVTSFWRSIAFGGDRFQTLFYRVPMSDAIITVSTPEPTFSRTLEFALRLNAIGLIYGAFIVLVLLVARQVATRRIRFTLRFRDRIFLIVLLISLVPLVVVTNVTRTLLSERAQSEEQDRLARDASVIKDRIARVFEAPSSSESGTRNRDLQIEVENLSQIIGRDFSVFDPAGRLRASSRPELYESSLLASTLGSRAIEEVALGERTFFTEPVRLGRETYEVGYQPVTSTTGSKLLAVLSLATMNEAVRIDAQVARTTSFVYGIFAALGLVLLGIGALFAARVASPILELIHATERVARGKLQTSIPVTRDDEIGELMQSFNEMTHELEKSREIVAQTERELAWKEMARQVAHEIKNPLTPMKLSVQHLEHAHEAKDPNFNSIFRRVIRTLREQIDVLTRIATEFSRFGAMPRRKWGPVNLRRVCESAVALFDSERSRIRFIIDVPKNLPLLHSDEDELRRAFVNLLRNAVQAIEGWGIVVIRAAEAEGMIHVKLRDTGFGMSEETLKRAFDPNFSTKTSGMGLGLALVKKTITDMSGSIRVESEPGHGTVFHIDLPARGYIEESE from the coding sequence ATGAAGTTCTTTCGACTTGTTGTTCGGGCGATTCTTCGATTCGTGCGCGCCATGCGCGGCATGAGTTCGTTGTCGTGGCATAGGTTGAAGGACCAACTCGCTCCGGCTCCCCGGCTTTTTGTACGAATTGTTCGGATCGTTGCGATTCTTTCGGCGCTCAGTTGGGCCGCCTGGTTCGGCCTTCGGCTTGGTGGCCTCGATCAAAGTCAGGATGTCTGGACACCTGGCGAAGTAGCCAGTGCAAGCCGCAGCCGCCTCGGCGCAATCTCCGCAGCGCTCGACACCGTTCGCGATCGTCTTGCGGCAGATCCGGCGATTCAGCATTTCACGGTCCAGCATTCCACCCAGGAGTTATTTGCCCTTCTCCGGCAACGGGACTCGGTCTATGCCGCTCATCTGCCGGACTCTGCTCTGACGGTATCCACGTCGGAGGGATATCGTGTGGCCGATCATGGATCGGCGATCTATTCGGCCGATGGCCGGCTGCTTGCCTGGTATACCTCGCGCTCCGTGACATTTGGGTTCGATACTCTTCTGACCGGCGAGGCATTACTTGCAAATCGAGACCGCGGTATCTTCCTCGAGAGCGAGCCAATATATGCATATTTGACTGCCGTCCGCAAACTTGTCTCTCATGAAGGTGTCCTCGAAGGATACATTGAGACGAAACGACTCATTGCGACGAAGGAGCCGGTAGGCGGTCCGCGGGACGCGACGTTTTTGGGAGGCCTGCGAGATGCCCCTCATCGCGAAGTGCAGGTCCATTTCGGCGGTGTGCCTGGCCGGTTGCGTTCAAATGCAGAATGGACCAGAGTCGATCTTTTTGCGGACCCGAGTGATCCAGCCAGCTTTGTCGGGAATCTGGAAATCGCAAATCGAGTGACAAACGATCAATCTGATCTCTCGATTTGGTTGAACGTGCTATGGAGGCTAGGGACGACGCTCGTACTTATTGGGTGTTTGATTTGGTTGCTCGTAGCGATCGCAGAACCAACCGAGCCGACTCCCAATGACCGCTCCGGAATACCCAGGCCGGACGGAATGATTGAGGATCGGCCTGTATCCGCTCGGGTCTGGTTCTCGCTTATTGTCATCGGCTCGATCACGCTCGTGCGAATTCTTGTCGCCCGGCTCGGCGGTCTCAGTATGCTCGTGGGTGCTGCATATCGAAACCCGGCAGATTTCACATCAGACTACGGATACGGTATTGCCCATAATCCGTTCGAGCTGTTTGTCACATCTGTCTTTGCAACCGCAGCTGCGGTCATGTTCTGGATTGTGTGGATGCCGCGCGAACCATTAGTGCGCGATGAATCTAAACAGAAATATTTTGCATCCCTTGGTCCAAGGAAGATTATCGGGTTGATCGGCTTTATGTCTGTTGCCGTCTTTGCCTCGCAACTTCTTGCCGATGGCGTGAGCTCGACCGTGGAAGCGATCGTCATGGGTGGTCCATTGCGATACATGACAGTGAAGCAGGTGCTCCCGGCGCCGGGGATGCTCCTGATGTTGCTTTCCTTCCTTGGTCTTGGTGTTGCCTTTTTGTTCCTCACTTCTTTGCTTCTGACGTTTGCTCTGCGCTCGGCGATCTCACTACTCTCTCGGCGACTCTCCGTTCTTACGCGCATCATCTTTGGTAGTCTTTTGCTCGCGGTTCTCATGCTGGGTGCAGTCTTTGCGGGAGATCTCATTTCGCTTTCGGAAATTAGTCTTCTCTACCGTTCATCGCTTGCTGCGCTCGCGTTTATCGTGAGTCTTTCTGTCATCACCATCGACGCCCTTTCGCCCGACACAGCCCAAGGTGATTCATCCTTTCTATACAAGCTGCCGCGTTCCAGCCGGTCCATTCTTTTTATTTTGGCGATCTCCACGCTGATCATGAGTCCGCTCATCGCTTCGAAGCAACTCGAGGCCGACAAACTGGTAGCGGAGCGAATGGTCCGTGAAAATGCGGAAGTTAGTACGACGGAGTTAGCGGGTGCATCAGCACGCATTCTGTTGGCGGCACGCGATCGACTGAACGATTGGAGACAGTCGGGTCGCGATACCGCCGCTTTGAGAGAATATGCCTTCTTGATTTGGCTCGATGGCGCCAAATCCCACCCGGCATGGGAGGCGGCCATTAATGTGACTAGTGAGGCACACCCATCTGCCGTGATCTCGCATTTTGCCACGCTGGGCGCGGCTTCGGAGATGCGACGCATCGGCCCCATTCTGGATTCTGAAGTCCGTCTGACCTCCGCGCGAGATAGTGGTTCTGAGACCACCGTTCGGATTGTTCCATGTCTTACGAGTTCATGCGCCCCCGTTGCAGCTGGAGTTCTGCGATACAGCGATACGCTTGGAGGTCCATCGCAGCAAAATGCTTCGCATGGGACCAGACTTCTTGTTTCAGTTGCCCTGTGGAGCGATCTTCCAGTGCTCGTTAAGCCGGCGTCTCAACTCCAAGTAATCGCGTCTCCTGCGTTTGGCGTGCGTGGCGGCTCCTCGGTCGTCTCCGATCCGATGGCTGACGGAAGTTTTGTCATTGCAGAATATCGTCCAAATGCCCGCCGCATCACAAATGCACCCTGGCTGGATGTGCCTTCAGCACTTCCACTTTGGACGGTCCGGGCCTTGCGGCATGTTACGAGTTTCTGGCGATCGATAGCCTTCGGTGGCGATCGGTTTCAGACGCTCTTTTATCGCGTGCCGATGAGCGATGCGATCATCACCGTCAGCACGCCGGAGCCGACTTTTAGCCGCACACTCGAGTTCGCCCTGCGTTTGAATGCGATCGGTCTCATTTATGGAGCTTTCATTGTCCTCGTCCTTTTGGTGGCCCGACAAGTAGCAACTCGACGTATTCGGTTTACCCTCCGCTTTCGCGATCGTATCTTCTTGATTGTATTGCTGATTTCTCTTGTGCCACTCGTCGTGGTGACCAATGTGACACGGACGTTGCTCAGCGAGCGGGCGCAATCCGAAGAGCAGGACCGCCTCGCACGCGACGCTTCCGTCATTAAGGATCGGATCGCCCGCGTGTTCGAAGCGCCCTCGTCGTCCGAATCTGGAACTCGCAATCGTGACCTACAAATTGAAGTTGAAAATCTCTCACAGATTATTGGCCGGGATTTCAGTGTGTTTGATCCCGCGGGCCGGCTTCGAGCGAGCAGTCGTCCAGAGTTGTATGAATCATCATTATTGGCGAGTACCCTTGGTTCGCGCGCCATCGAGGAGGTCGCGCTTGGAGAACGGACGTTCTTCACTGAACCCGTCCGGCTCGGAAGGGAGACATATGAAGTCGGATATCAGCCGGTGACCTCAACGACAGGTTCGAAGCTTCTGGCGGTACTGAGTCTGGCGACAATGAATGAGGCAGTGCGGATCGATGCCCAAGTTGCCCGCACGACGAGTTTTGTGTATGGAATCTTTGCCGCTCTCGGCTTAGTCCTATTGGGCATTGGAGCGCTCTTTGCCGCAAGAGTCGCATCGCCGATTTTGGAGTTAATTCACGCGACCGAACGCGTCGCTCGCGGCAAATTACAGACTTCGATTCCTGTCACGAGGGATGATGAAATTGGGGAGCTGATGCAGTCATTCAACGAAATGACCCACGAACTCGAAAAGAGCCGAGAAATCGTGGCACAGACGGAGCGTGAATTAGCGTGGAAGGAAATGGCCCGGCAGGTGGCACATGAGATCAAGAATCCACTGACCCCCATGAAACTCTCCGTTCAGCATCTGGAGCACGCTCATGAGGCAAAGGATCCCAATTTCAACTCGATCTTTCGCCGTGTGATTCGGACGCTTCGTGAGCAGATCGACGTACTTACGCGCATAGCCACCGAATTTTCACGCTTCGGAGCGATGCCGCGCCGAAAATGGGGACCTGTCAATCTTCGTCGTGTTTGCGAGAGTGCTGTCGCCCTGTTCGATTCTGAACGCAGCCGAATTCGGTTTATTATTGATGTCCCGAAGAATCTCCCACTTCTCCATTCGGACGAAGATGAGCTTCGCCGTGCATTTGTCAATCTTCTCAGAAATGCGGTCCAGGCGATCGAAGGGTGGGGGATTGTGGTGATTCGGGCGGCTGAAGCTGAAGGGATGATCCACGTCAAGCTTCGGGATACGGGATTTGGCATGTCCGAAGAGACACTCAAGCGAGCTTTTGACCCCAATTTTTCCACGAAGACCAGTGGGATGGGGCTCGGCCTTGCCCTTGTGAAAAAGACAATTACTGATATGTCAGGATCTATTCGGGTGGAAAGTGAACCGGGCCATGGAACAGTTTTCCATATAGACCTTCCTGCTCGAGGCTACATCGAAGAGAGTGAATAG
- a CDS encoding FlgD immunoglobulin-like domain containing protein — MRRVYYVSVLVCLSVLALLSIAPRAGAQSKDRRGEPNNLATGYFVVDSDDNSPTPWRPNYFFVDTTFNPIEWFRVATGPQQLARPGTFFFNPTYTIGAANYDSSNDAMAGPIPLAMGQHWNFYGQNYDSIYVSSNGFIGFGPYSNASAGSPPAYCRGSNVDFLNSASSAPRDIIAGLWADLDMRHGGRYDTTLVYYRTSTSLDTFYMNCYNFRLRPASPNNFAPAGFTYPGADRIWIQKFQYVLANTDSSIQINYGRFIGSINGFPPTLAYRLFQNNVSIGMVNETGAQSTSVLYGRAARWDANKNITCKSCNKDFRQNGQWALKFRRWHDAVRAVSVDYPPRNYEICLGAAVTPKATYVDVDPNAADIHDFKARFQIRNVVTGIITYSRVAIVDTTPTIPKQITFLPYATNPNILSQLGTFNACAVATTFDSVDNNIGDQWPFDDTVCIRIFGVRRTTQPYRDPSNNYSKTLSADIPDQTLWISVGAQVVEGESQTWDPPPPRDLTGGGYGADGFQSPVIQLDRLDVDGNTYSGNGVGDTLMSFPINLLGQTRANFMFDFQRSGRIAYPWLYDGDVMLGAEQSVVNIQGNKVRTGDSMVIEFKQPNQPGCNPSPSGWTYITAIDGGHDFEFQKFFMAMTPTNATIQITGFPNVIIPTANYFTADFRFRFRLKASYNGANPPPPSDDADPWYIDNPTVIVPRKPEIEVMWIRVVSPYTKIPASQAVTIPVYVKIKNNSTDVAIPFPLRVQVLDPNGNTVYWQAVTVSQLGAGRDSVVKMPNWNAQNATTGQGLVYTIHGWIDQSGYQPETSITGTYTKFALCVETGSQAVQEFAYDNAGITPGIGAGNDMPTLTRTTGSGIGFNQNSGTYAVKFKLSQKDTIYGARVFFADANQEANGIRISLLNGDPSSCQPNDTVVQSGIQSTFNDVRRGGNFNQFWPYFFPKPIVVQGGADAGATQGVYWIGVSQLGLNNMENGGNISRGSAVVRVYDPILPSLPPMYNSQYGTAWSQSENTGDISCVWALEVTAGSQTWAPWTPSSGYWPTNCFLAGGNYQFWCGSPNWGYMVSAGSYTPMIRPMVSKSIMLPIELVYLHGESQNGTSVLTWATASETNNDGFYIERRSAATPDDFFEKVGFVQSKGPNSSTQTGYGWIDHDVKPGTYTYRLEQLDLNGALHATNSVEVTIDPTKEFSLSQNYPNPFMPVNGSTDLSYTIPTAAPTTLVIYNQLGETVRTLVATDQDAGSHTAEWNGKDNGGNDVAAGSYICKLVSGEHSASIKMTVTK, encoded by the coding sequence ATGAGACGTGTTTACTACGTGTCCGTTCTTGTGTGCTTATCGGTGCTCGCTCTCTTGAGCATCGCTCCGCGCGCTGGGGCACAATCGAAGGACCGTCGCGGTGAACCGAATAATCTGGCGACCGGCTACTTTGTGGTCGATTCGGACGATAATTCGCCGACGCCGTGGAGGCCCAATTATTTCTTCGTCGATACCACGTTCAATCCGATCGAGTGGTTTCGCGTAGCGACCGGTCCGCAGCAACTTGCACGGCCTGGGACGTTCTTCTTCAATCCGACCTATACGATTGGAGCGGCCAATTACGATAGCTCTAATGATGCTATGGCCGGCCCGATTCCGTTAGCAATGGGGCAGCATTGGAATTTTTACGGACAGAATTATGACAGCATCTACGTCTCATCGAATGGATTTATCGGCTTTGGCCCGTATTCTAATGCATCGGCAGGATCACCTCCGGCATATTGCCGCGGCTCCAATGTCGATTTCCTGAACAGCGCCAGTTCTGCGCCGCGCGATATTATCGCCGGGCTCTGGGCTGATCTCGATATGCGTCACGGCGGAAGATATGACACAACCCTCGTGTATTATCGGACTTCGACTTCGCTCGATACGTTCTACATGAATTGCTATAATTTCCGCTTGCGTCCGGCTAGCCCAAATAATTTCGCTCCGGCTGGTTTCACTTATCCCGGCGCTGATAGAATCTGGATTCAGAAATTCCAGTATGTTCTCGCCAATACGGATTCCAGCATCCAAATCAACTACGGACGTTTCATTGGCTCAATCAATGGATTCCCTCCGACCTTAGCATACCGACTTTTCCAGAACAATGTATCCATCGGTATGGTCAACGAAACGGGCGCACAATCCACGTCCGTCCTCTATGGCCGAGCGGCCCGCTGGGATGCGAACAAGAACATTACGTGCAAGAGCTGCAACAAGGACTTCCGCCAGAATGGCCAATGGGCTCTGAAATTCCGCCGTTGGCATGATGCGGTGCGAGCAGTTTCGGTTGACTACCCGCCCAGGAACTATGAAATTTGCCTCGGTGCCGCAGTAACGCCCAAGGCGACGTATGTCGATGTCGATCCAAATGCGGCAGACATCCATGATTTCAAGGCGAGATTCCAGATTCGCAATGTTGTCACGGGTATCATTACCTATAGCCGTGTTGCAATCGTCGATACGACCCCGACGATTCCTAAGCAGATCACATTCCTGCCGTACGCAACGAACCCGAACATCCTCAGCCAGCTCGGGACGTTCAATGCTTGCGCCGTCGCAACAACGTTCGACTCCGTTGACAACAACATCGGTGACCAGTGGCCATTTGATGACACGGTCTGCATTCGTATCTTCGGTGTTCGCAGAACGACTCAGCCATACCGCGATCCTTCGAACAACTACAGCAAGACACTCTCTGCTGATATTCCTGACCAGACATTATGGATTTCTGTCGGAGCGCAGGTGGTTGAAGGTGAATCTCAAACTTGGGATCCGCCACCACCACGCGATCTGACCGGTGGCGGTTATGGGGCCGATGGCTTCCAATCCCCTGTCATTCAATTGGACCGCCTTGACGTTGATGGAAATACATACAGCGGCAATGGCGTTGGCGATACACTCATGAGTTTCCCAATAAATCTGTTGGGGCAAACCAGGGCGAATTTCATGTTCGATTTCCAACGCTCGGGACGCATCGCTTACCCATGGCTCTATGACGGTGATGTCATGCTCGGTGCAGAGCAGAGTGTCGTTAATATCCAGGGTAATAAGGTTCGGACTGGAGACTCGATGGTAATTGAGTTCAAACAACCAAATCAACCTGGCTGCAATCCCTCACCCAGCGGTTGGACCTATATTACGGCAATCGATGGTGGACATGACTTCGAATTCCAGAAGTTCTTCATGGCAATGACACCGACAAACGCCACGATACAGATTACTGGATTCCCGAATGTGATCATTCCAACTGCGAACTACTTCACTGCAGATTTTCGCTTCCGCTTCCGTCTGAAGGCCAGCTATAATGGTGCAAATCCGCCCCCGCCTTCTGATGATGCCGATCCGTGGTACATTGATAATCCGACAGTCATCGTTCCCCGAAAGCCGGAGATCGAAGTCATGTGGATTCGTGTGGTCAGCCCGTATACCAAAATCCCAGCTTCGCAAGCTGTGACGATTCCGGTCTATGTAAAGATCAAGAATAATTCCACGGACGTTGCCATTCCATTCCCGCTACGGGTGCAGGTCCTCGATCCGAACGGTAATACCGTATATTGGCAGGCCGTCACGGTGAGCCAATTGGGCGCCGGTCGTGACTCTGTCGTTAAGATGCCGAACTGGAATGCACAGAACGCTACCACCGGCCAGGGGCTTGTCTATACGATCCACGGATGGATCGATCAATCGGGCTATCAGCCGGAGACTTCGATCACTGGAACCTACACCAAGTTCGCACTTTGTGTCGAAACTGGCTCGCAGGCGGTGCAGGAGTTTGCGTATGACAATGCTGGAATTACTCCAGGTATTGGTGCGGGCAATGATATGCCTACACTGACACGGACCACCGGTTCAGGCATTGGATTCAACCAAAATAGTGGGACATACGCTGTGAAATTCAAACTTTCACAGAAGGACACTATTTACGGTGCACGCGTATTCTTTGCGGACGCAAACCAAGAAGCTAATGGCATCCGAATCTCGCTGCTTAATGGCGATCCTTCTTCATGCCAGCCGAATGATACCGTTGTCCAGTCTGGAATTCAATCTACCTTTAATGACGTAAGAAGGGGTGGAAACTTCAATCAGTTCTGGCCTTACTTCTTCCCGAAGCCGATCGTGGTTCAGGGCGGTGCGGACGCCGGTGCGACACAGGGCGTGTACTGGATTGGTGTTAGCCAGCTTGGCCTCAACAATATGGAGAATGGCGGCAATATCTCTCGCGGTAGTGCAGTCGTTCGGGTATATGACCCCATCCTGCCTTCTTTGCCACCGATGTATAATAGCCAGTACGGAACGGCTTGGAGCCAATCCGAAAACACCGGCGATATTAGTTGCGTCTGGGCACTTGAGGTAACTGCTGGTAGCCAAACATGGGCTCCTTGGACCCCGAGTTCTGGATATTGGCCGACAAACTGCTTCCTTGCTGGCGGCAACTATCAGTTCTGGTGTGGAAGCCCGAACTGGGGTTACATGGTCAGTGCCGGTAGTTATACTCCAATGATTCGTCCGATGGTTTCGAAGAGCATCATGTTGCCGATCGAACTCGTCTATCTGCATGGCGAATCGCAGAATGGTACTTCCGTCCTGACTTGGGCTACTGCAAGCGAGACGAACAATGATGGTTTCTACATCGAACGCCGCAGTGCTGCGACGCCAGACGACTTCTTTGAGAAGGTCGGATTTGTTCAGTCAAAGGGCCCCAACAGCTCGACGCAGACAGGTTACGGCTGGATTGACCACGATGTCAAGCCTGGTACGTACACGTACCGTCTCGAGCAGTTGGATCTTAACGGTGCGTTGCATGCGACCAATTCGGTCGAAGTGACCATTGATCCTACGAAGGAGTTCAGCCTTTCGCAGAACTACCCGAATCCCTTCATGCCGGTTAATGGCTCAACCGACTTGAGCTATACGATTCCGACTGCCGCGCCGACGACACTCGTAATCTATAATCAGCTTGGCGAAACGGTGCGTACGCTGGTTGCGACTGATCAAGATGCTGGTTCACACACAGCAGAGTGGAATGGTAAGGACAATGGCGGCAACGATGTCGCGGCTGGTTCTTACATCTGCAAGCTGGTCAGTGGCGAGCATAGTGCATCAATCAAGATGACTGTTACGAAGTAG
- the lpxA gene encoding acyl-ACP--UDP-N-acetylglucosamine O-acyltransferase has translation MATTIHPTAIVDFKAKLADDVEIGAYAIVEGDVEIGRGTRIHHHVFLGNGARIGERCQIHHAAVVSNVPQDLKFMGTEKTYVELGDDSVVREFATIHRATIHQADTNAGTLDGVTRIGRGTLIMAYAHVAHDCKVGEGVILSNATQLAGHVTVEDLATIGGGGLVHQFCMIGTLSMIGGGAEVRKDVPPFSLIGGGGARFSGINRIGLARRGKSRETIQAIKSSYFTLYHSGLNVTAAVRSIEQSPESAIPEVQQILRFISLSKRGIIGAA, from the coding sequence ATGGCAACAACGATTCATCCGACGGCAATCGTCGATTTTAAGGCCAAGCTCGCTGACGATGTCGAGATTGGAGCATATGCTATCGTCGAAGGCGACGTCGAGATTGGCCGCGGTACGCGAATTCATCATCATGTCTTTCTTGGCAATGGTGCGCGTATTGGCGAACGCTGCCAAATTCACCATGCCGCTGTGGTCTCCAATGTCCCCCAGGACTTGAAGTTCATGGGCACGGAAAAGACCTATGTAGAACTAGGCGATGACTCCGTCGTCCGAGAGTTCGCGACGATCCATCGGGCAACCATTCATCAAGCCGATACGAATGCCGGAACCTTGGATGGCGTGACCCGCATTGGACGAGGCACACTCATCATGGCGTATGCTCATGTTGCGCACGACTGCAAAGTTGGCGAAGGGGTGATCCTCTCGAATGCAACCCAGCTCGCTGGTCACGTGACAGTTGAAGATCTTGCGACCATTGGCGGCGGGGGCCTTGTCCATCAATTCTGCATGATTGGTACGCTCTCGATGATCGGCGGCGGAGCCGAGGTCCGAAAAGACGTGCCTCCTTTCTCCCTGATTGGCGGCGGCGGCGCGCGATTTAGCGGAATCAACCGCATAGGTTTAGCACGCCGTGGAAAATCCCGCGAGACAATTCAGGCGATCAAGTCATCCTATTTCACCCTCTACCACAGTGGCCTCAATGTAACTGCGGCAGTGCGATCGATCGAGCAAAGTCCGGAGTCCGCCATACCAGAAGTCCAGCAGATTCTCCGCTTTATTTCCCTTTCGAAGCGCGGCATTATTGGCGCCGCATAG
- a CDS encoding bifunctional UDP-3-O-[3-hydroxymyristoyl] N-acetylglucosamine deacetylase/3-hydroxyacyl-ACP dehydratase produces MRANERTISHVSKFEGIGLHTGNTSSIEFHPAPEGYGIRFVRSDLPGKPEIPALVDYVSDISRGTTLTHNNASVHTVEHVLAAVVGLEIDNIRIELTANEPPIGDGSAEPYVEALLRAGFTEQTAPRKYLVVDETVSFRNEAAQVEIVALPLPDDYRVTVMIDYNNPVLGSQHTGLFSLEREFVTEFAKARTFCFLHEVEMLYEQGLIKGGNVDNAIVIVDRELDAEALRALSTRLGIRDSVILGSNGMLNDKQLHYKNEPARHKLLDLLGDLALAGAPLQAQILAARPGHASNVEFARKLRKLYEKKALVQKYNPSARNGYVFDITAIERIMPHRYPMLLVDRILSMDITQGHEQIVGLKNVTYNEPFFMGHFPGKPVMPGVLILEAMAQTGGMLLLNAIADPEKKLILFMAIDKAKFRKPVTPGDQLIFELTMLRNRGKTFVMSGIAKVEGQVVAEAELMAAIVDR; encoded by the coding sequence ATGCGCGCTAACGAACGGACAATTTCACACGTCTCCAAATTCGAAGGAATCGGGCTTCATACCGGAAATACCAGCTCGATCGAATTCCATCCGGCCCCGGAGGGCTACGGCATCCGCTTTGTGAGGAGCGACCTGCCCGGAAAACCTGAGATTCCGGCACTCGTCGATTATGTTTCCGATATTTCGCGTGGGACGACGCTGACGCACAATAACGCAAGCGTCCATACAGTTGAACACGTTCTCGCGGCGGTCGTCGGTCTGGAAATCGACAACATTCGAATTGAACTGACAGCGAACGAGCCACCGATCGGCGATGGGAGTGCCGAGCCCTACGTCGAGGCCCTGCTTCGGGCAGGATTTACGGAACAAACAGCGCCGCGAAAGTATCTTGTCGTTGATGAGACTGTCTCATTTCGTAATGAGGCAGCCCAAGTAGAAATCGTCGCGCTGCCTCTGCCGGATGATTATCGCGTAACGGTGATGATCGACTATAATAACCCGGTTCTCGGGAGTCAGCACACTGGCCTCTTCTCGCTGGAGCGGGAATTTGTGACCGAATTTGCGAAAGCGCGGACATTCTGCTTCCTCCATGAGGTGGAAATGCTTTATGAGCAGGGGCTCATAAAAGGCGGGAATGTCGACAATGCGATCGTAATTGTCGATCGGGAGCTGGACGCAGAGGCACTTCGGGCGCTGAGTACGCGGCTTGGTATTCGAGATAGCGTGATCCTGGGATCAAATGGCATGCTCAACGATAAGCAACTTCACTATAAGAATGAGCCCGCCAGGCATAAGTTGTTGGACCTTCTGGGCGATCTAGCATTAGCAGGAGCACCACTCCAGGCGCAGATCCTCGCTGCCCGACCCGGTCACGCGTCCAACGTCGAATTTGCGCGTAAACTTCGGAAATTATACGAAAAGAAGGCGCTTGTGCAGAAGTACAATCCTTCCGCAAGGAACGGCTATGTGTTTGACATTACCGCAATAGAGCGGATCATGCCCCATCGATACCCGATGTTGCTCGTTGATCGGATTCTATCGATGGATATCACACAAGGGCACGAGCAGATCGTAGGACTAAAGAACGTGACCTATAATGAGCCGTTCTTCATGGGTCATTTCCCCGGCAAACCAGTAATGCCCGGAGTACTCATCCTTGAGGCAATGGCTCAAACAGGTGGGATGCTTCTCCTGAATGCGATTGCCGATCCGGAGAAGAAGCTGATTCTTTTCATGGCAATTGACAAGGCAAAATTTCGCAAGCCTGTTACTCCCGGCGATCAATTAATTTTTGAGCTCACAATGCTGCGGAACCGAGGCAAAACATTTGTCATGTCCGGCATCGCAAAAGTTGAAGGGCAAGTCGTTGCCGAAGCGGAATTGATGGCAGCAATCGTGGATAGATAA